Genomic segment of Glutamicibacter sp. JL.03c:
TGGGTAGCCCTTCGAACCTGAACTTTGCTGCAGGCAGCCCATTCGCTCCTGACTACAACCAGCACCCAGGTCAGTTCCAGGCATACTCGCACTATGTCATGCCTGGCGGTCTGGTTCAGTCCTTCATCGATACCATCGGAACCAAGGATAACTTCGTGCGCGGTGGGACTCTTGGCCCAACCGTCAAGCTGAACATCAAGGGTGACTCGGCAACTGTCGACTACAACTACGGCGACAACGGTCTTGGCGGATGGGCAGATATCCCAGCCAACCGCGAGCTGAAGAACAGCAACGCAGTAGCCAAGTAATTTGATAGATCGTTACACATCGCGCACTCGATAAAAATTGGGGCGTAAGACTTAGCGACGACAACGGCCGCTACTCCAACTTTTGGTTGGGGTAGCGGCCGTTGCATTTTGTGCGGCTAGTGCATGTGGCTGCCACCGTTGATATCAAGAGTGGTGCCGGTCAGATATGAGGCTGCCTCGCTGGACAGGAATGTAATGACCGCCGAGACTTCTTCGGTGGTTGCGGTGCGGCCAATCGGGATGTCGCGAGCGATGGCGGCTTCGGTCTCAGGCGTGGATCCAACGCGGATATTGGTGTCGACGGCACCCGGGGTGACCGCGTTGACGGTGACGCCGCTGTCTCCGAGCTCGCGGGCAAGGGCCTTGGTGAATCCGAGGACCGCCGCCTTGGCTGCCGAATAAGGGACCTTGCCGAACACGCCTCCGCCGCGCTGCGCGGAAACCGACGACATGTTAACGATTCGTCCCCATCCGTTGGCGATCATCTCTGGAAGGAACGCCTTGGTGACGAGATAGGTGCCGGTCGCGTTGACCGCGAAAATCTTGTCCCACAACTCGCGCGTGGTTTCCAAGAAGGGGACCGGTGAAGTGATGCCAGCAATGTTGGCTAGCGCACCGACAACTGGAAGGTTGCCGGCTGCTACTTCAGCTTGAACTGCTTCCTGAGCGGCGGTGACCGAGTTTTCGTCGGCGACGTCAACGCTGTAGCCGAATGCCGGTACGCCGTGCGCTGCACCTATTTCTTGGGCTACTTCAGAAGCTTTGGCGCCATCCAGATCGAGGATGACCACGGCCCAGCCTTCCTTGGCGAAGCGGTTGGCGGTAGCCATGCCGATGCCTTGTGGGGATGCGGCTCCGGTGATGACTGCGGTGCGTGAAACGTTGCCCATGATTGGACTCCTTTGGAATCTTGACGGCAAGCGTTTCAGTGCGACGCCGTCGTCTCGTCTTGTGATGGAAGACACTTTATCCATGTCGACTGTTAACAGTCAACTGTTAAAAATAAGTTGGTGTTAACTGTTGACAATGGAGAGTGGTGTGAAACACACTGGTGGACGTATCCTGTTGACTGTTGACAATGACCGTCCAATGAAGGGCTGTCATCCTGAAAGGTTAGTGACATGACGAACCAAGGACTTGCGATGCGTGGACATGTCCACGGCACCAAGGATGCCAAACGCGTCGCTATCGGTTCCAGCGTTGGAGCCGTCATTGAGACTTATGATTTCATCGGCTTCGGCACCGCCGCCGCACTGTATTTCGGCACGGCCTTCTTCCCAAGCGACAATGCTGTCACCGGAACGCTGGCCGCATTCGCAACTCTCGGTGTCGGCTTCGCCGCTCGCCCTCTGGGAGGCATCCTCGGCGGCCACCTGGGAGATAAGGTCGGTCGAAAGCCGGTGCTGGTTGCATCGCTCGTGCTGATGGGCCTGTCCACTTTCGCCATCGGCTTGTTGCCGACTTTCTCGCAAGTAGGCATGCTGGCGCCGACACTTCTGGTGCTCATTCGCATCATCCAGGGCTTGGCCTTCGGCGCCGAGTGGGGCGGAGCGATCCTCATGAGCTATGAGCACGCCCCATGGAAGAAGAAGGGCAAGTACACCGGCATCGTCCAAGCGGGTTTCCCAATCGGATTGCTGTTGGCCAATGTCGTCTTCCTCTACAGCGTGAATCTCGACGGCGACTGGGCCTGGCGTGTGCCATTCCTGGCTAGCCTGTTGCTGGTATTCATCGGTTTGCTGATTCGCTCCAAAGTGCCGGAATCTCCGGTGTTCGAGGAAGTGAAAAGCTCCGGCGATATCTCGCGTTCGCCAATTATCGAAGTGATCCGCGATGACTGGCGCAACATCTTGCGTGGTATCGGGCTGCGCGTGGCAGAAACCGCCGGCTACGCAGTATCCATTACCTACATGATTTCCTACCTTCACGACAGCGGATTGGCCGACAAGACCCAGACCCTGTTTGCGCTATGCATTGCAGCTGCGATCGGCATCTTCGCCACTATGTTCTGGGGCTCGCTCACCGATAAGATCGGCCGCCGCCCGCTGTACCTGATCTCCACCGGCTTTGCAGTGCTCTTTGGAATTCCCATGTTCCTCTTGGTCAACACGGGACTGTTCTTCCTGATTATCGCCACGGTCGTCATTTCCTACGCTGTCTGCCAGAACTCGCTGGCCGGTGTACAGGGAGCATGGTTCCCGGAGCTGTTCCAGGCCAAGACTCGCTCGTCTGGTGCGTCGCTCGCTTATCAGATCTCCGCCATGGTCTCCGGGTTCACGCCTTTCATCACCACCTTGCTCTTCGTAGCCTTCGGCTGGGTCGGCCCGGCGTTGCTCTTCAGTCTGTACGGAGCCATCGGCCTCTGGGCAGCGCTGGTCACACGTGAAACCTGGGGCAAGAACGAACGTCGCTTGGCCGACGAGGCCGAACAAGCCACCCCCGCACACAAAATCCAAGCCTAACCGGCCCCGCAATTACTGAAGGATCAGACATGAACGCATCAACTGTTGCCACTGCTAATCCCACGGCGGTGAGCACCGAGCGCCGTCAGAAGGTGGAGGAATTCGCCTACAAAGCACGACACCATGCACTGAACATGGGCGAGGTCCAAGGCCAGGGCTATGTTGGCCAAGCCCTGGGATCCGCCGACATGTTTGCAGCTGTATATGCAGACCAGCTGAATTACCGCGCAGAAGATCCAAACTGGGATCAGCGTGATCGTTTCCTGCTATCGACCGGACACTACGCCATCGGCCACTATGCCGCATTGGCCCAGGCCGGGATCGTACCGATCGACGAGCTTGAGACCTACGGTTCGGATGACTCCCGCCTGCCAATGTCGGGAATGTCCACCTATACTCCGGGCATGGAAATTTCCGGCGGTTCGCTGGGGCACGGCCTGCCAATCGCCATCGGCACCGCGTTGGGATTGCGCCACCAGGGGTCCTCGGCACGCGTCATCAACTTCATGTCGGACGGCGAACTGGACGAAGGATCAACCTGGGAAGCGGTGATGGGAGCCCACCACCATGGATTGGGAAACCTGACCGTCCTCGTCGATATCAACGCGCTGCAGGCTGATGGAAAAACCGACACCGTCTTGCGCACTGAACCAGTTGCCGACAAATGGGCCGCCAGCGGCTGGTTCGTGCAGCGCGTCGACGGCAATGATGCCGGCGCGTTGCTGGCCGCATTCGACGCGGTGGCAGCCGAAGCAAAGAACGATGCCCGCCCATCGGTGATCCTCTGCGATACCCGTATCGGGCGCGGGGTGCCGCTATTGGAACAGCGTGAAAAAGCGCACTTCATGCGGATTGAAGAAAACGAATGGCAGATCTGCCGTGAGCAACTCACTGCGGGCTACGAAGGAGAGAAGTAATGACCAGCACCCCGGCAAAGACCCGGCTCAAGACCTCGGCCATGATCGCCTCCTTCGCAGATCCTGGCCAGACGACGGCTCCGGCGCCATTTGGCCATGCGCTGGTCAAGGCCGCAGAGGAAAACCCTGCCATCGTCGGTCTGACAGCGGACCTCGGAAAATACACGGATATGCACATCTTCGCCAAGGCCTTCCCAGAGCGCTTCTTCCAGATGGGCATGGCAGAGCAGCTGCTAATCGGCGCGGCAACCGGCATGGCTCAGACCGGCCTGGTGCCCTTTGCCTCGACCTACTCGGTTTTCGCTGCTCGTCGCGCCTACGACTTCCTGTGCCTGGATGCAGCCGAGCCGAACCTGAACGTCAACATCGTCGGCGGGCTGCCAGGGCTGACTACCGGGTACGGACCAAGCCACCAGGCAACCGAAGACATGGCCATCTTCCGTGGCATGCCGAACCTGACCATTGTTGATCCGTGCGACTCGGTGGACATCGAACAGGCAGTGCCGCAGCTGGCGGCCAGCGACGGCCCCAGTTATTTGCGCTTGCTGCGTGGCAACGTTCCCACGGTGCTCGATGAGTACGATTACAGCTTTGAACTGGGCAAGGCGAAGGTGTTGCGCCCAGGTAAGGACGTCGTCATGGTTTCCAGCGGTCTGATGACCATGCGTGCCTTGAGCGCAGCCAAGGAATTGGAAAAGCACAACGTTGATGTCTCGGTAGTTCACACCCCGACCATCAAGCCATTTGATTCCGAGACGGTACTGCGCGAAATCAACACCGATCGTCTGGCGCTGACGCTGGAAAACCACACGGTGGTCGGCGGGCTTTTTGAAACGGTGGCTTCGTCCATGGTTCAAGCTGGAATCGGCAAGCAGGTTCTCCCGGTTGGGCTTCCAGACGAGTTCCTGCATGCTGGCGCGCTGCCAACCTTGCATGACCGTTACGGGCTATCGGTAGTCCGTATTGTGCAGAAGGTGCTCGCAGGACTGTAGTAAATTCCGGGAACCGCGTTATCCGCGGTTCCCGGCGACTACTATGGAACCAAACGTGCAACTGTCGACTGTTGACTCATAGAAGAGGGTGGAAACCATGGCTGCAGGACCAATGGCCTTGTTGGGGCTTGAAAAAACGAGCCTGAGGGAACAAACCCTCACTGCCTTGCGCCAGGCCATCACCACCGGGCAGCTCGAACCAGGAAAGCATCTGGTGGAAACCGAGCTGTCCGAGATGCTCAATATCAGCCGCGGCACGTTGCGCGAAGCACTGCGTCAGCTCCAGCAGGAAGGCCTGGTTGCACCCGGCGCGCGGGGACGGCTCTCGGTGCGCAGCTTGGACGTCAAGGAGATCAGGGACATCTTTGCGGTGCGCGCCGCGCTGGAGACACTGGCTGCACAGACGCTATGCCGACTCGATGACCGAAGCGATGCCGTCGCCCAATTGCGATCGGCCCTGAAACTCATGGACAACGAAGTCAAGCATAGCCTTGAACGCGGTATCGAAGCGGATCTCGACTTCCACCGAGTGCTTTGCCGGATCACCGGCAACGAGTCGCTGCTCCACGCATGGGAACAGCTTGAAGGTAGCATTCGCATGTCCATCATGTGGGCCGGCAAAGAGCGCGGAATCAAGAACATGGATGTCTCTCGCCACGAAGAAATCGTTGATGCTATCGATTCGGCTGATGTCGGGTTGGCTGCTGCCGTGATCAGTGCGCACATGGACACCGCTGCAGAAGTTCTCGTCTCGTCGAAGTAGCTGAGGGTTCCTGGCCAACAGGACGACCGCACTGGAATTAAGGCAAGGCAGCGCGCGTGTACTGATGAGTGTCAGGGGTGTACGCGCGTTGAGCCGTTCGGCAGATCGCCATCGGCTGTCTAGGACCTTCGTTCTTCAAGCTTTTGCGGTGGTGCAACGATGACCTCATGGCGAACGCCACGGCCGGGCAGACCCTCAAGATCGATGACTAAGAACCAGGGCCCTGAATGCGGTACTTTGACCCGGTAGGGCGCTCGGCGGGCGACGCCGCCGTGAAAGTCGTATTTTTCACCGTCTTCGAAGGACGCGAAATTCTCTGGATCCATCAGCCTGACATTGGCTAGTCCGCTGAGAGTCACCACCAAGACGCTGCCTCGCTCTAGATGTTCCCAAGAGTATTCTGCGAAATTTGGTTCGGTCACGAGGAAACTTTCTGATGAACGGGAAGACTTCAAGGACGAGCGGCGTCCGATCCACCAACCTATCAGTTGATGAATCGGACGCCGCCAAGAGTTCAATGACTAGGCCATCGTCGCGGTGTCAATCACGAAGCGGTAGCGGACATCCGACTTCAGGACGCGCTCGTAAGCCTCGTTGATCTGGTCTGCAGAAATGATTTCAATTTCTGCGCCGATACCGTGCTCGCCGCAGAAGTCCAGCATTTCCTGGGTCTCCTTGATTCCACCAATGCTGGAACCAGCGAAGGAGCGGCGTCCACCGATCAGGGCGAACGCGTTCACGGGAAGCGGCTCAGCGGGAGCACCAACATTGACCAAGGTGCCATCAACACGCAGCAACTGCAGGTAGGAACTGATGTCGATCGAGGCGCTGACCGTGTTGATGATGAGGTCGAAGGTCTTGTGCAGATCCTTGAAGGTGCTCTCGTCGCTGGTAGCGCGGTAGTCGCTAGCGCCGAGCTTCAAGCCGTCTTCCTTCTTCTTCAGCGACTGGGACAGAACGGTCACGTCGGCGCCCATGGCGCTGGCGATCTTCACTGCCATGTGGCCCAAGCCGCCCAAACCTACGACAGCAACCTTCTTGCCCGGGCCTGCGTTCCAATGGTGCAGCGGCGAGTAGGTGGTGATGCCGGCGCAAAGCAGGGGAGCCGCAACATCAAGCTCGATGCCATCAGGGATGCTCAGGACAAAGTCTTCGGTGACAACCACGTTGGTGGTGTAGCCACCCTGGGTGATGGTGCCGTCGCGGTCGGTGGCACCGTAGGTGCCAACCATGCCCTCAACGCAGAACTGTTCTTCCCCGGCAACACAGTATTCGCACTTGCCGCAGGAGTTGACCATGCAGCCCACGCCGACACGGTCGCCGACCTTGTGCTTGGTGACCTCGGAGCCGACCTCTGCAACGATGCCAGCGATTTCGTGCCCTGGAGCCAGGGGGTAGGACTGCGGTCCCCAATCGCCCTTAACGGTGTGGATGTCGGAGTGGCAGATGCCGGCGAACTTGATGTCGATCAGAACGTCCTTTGGACCCACTGCCCGACGCTCGATCTGGATCGGAGCCAGTGGCTCAGTTGCTGATGGGGCTGCATATGCATTGGCGATAGTTGTCATAGGAGTGTTCTTCCTTTGTTTATCTGTTTACTTGTCACCGTCAGCCGGTGCCGGCTTACGGAGGTATTCAGTTACTGGCGAATCCAGATTTTCGCGCATTGTCGCAAGCGATTCTTGTGAGATTTGATGCTTAGCGGGAGAAATATGACTTATTCCCTCTAGCGACAACAGCGTCCGATGGGTAAATAATCCCAACCCGACGAAATTTCTTGCTTTTTCAGTTCCGGCAGGGGAGTCGGGCCGGATTCAAATCGTTGCCAGCTCGAAGCGGTTCGTGCCGTGCGGACCTCCGGGCCAGAATGGCCAGAATGGTCACAGGAATCAAGGTCAGCACGGCCACACAGGCGCCAAGGAGCATCGGGCCAGTGGTGCCCATTGAGGATTCCAGCGCCTTGCCTCCGGCCCACGAAGCGAGGACCGTGCCGGCGTTGAAACCAGCAACGGTTAGCGAGGAAGCCATTGTTGGCGCTTTCTTGCCGTAGGCAATGGCCAGGGAAGCGAGGATCGGATTCGCTCCGAGACCGAAGAACCCAAGCAGGGCAATCAATGCGATCGTTGGCAGCTTCTGGTCCGAAAGCAGGCAGATTGCCAGCAGGATCAGGGTCGAGACCGCTGGAGCGATGATGGTGAGCAGATGCGGATGAGCATCACCAAGTCTGCCACCCACTAGCGAACCAACTAGTGAACCGATGCCAAAGCCGATCAACACCAGAGGTATGGATATTTCGCTGAACCCCGTGGCATCAACGAGCAGAGGCGAGATATACGAATAAGCAGCCAGGACACCGCCGGTCGTAGTGGCGCAGGCCGCCAGAGTGAGCCACATTGGGCCCGAGGCAAGGCCGGCTATCTCATTGCGTACCGAAACACCGGAGTGTTTCGCTTTATCCTGCGGCACGAAGCGGGCGATAAGCACGGCGGAAACTACAGCAAGCGCTGCCAGGCCCCAGAACGATCCGCGCCAGCCGAAATATTGCGTAGCAAAGGCGCCCAAGGGCACCCCGAGGACCGTGGCGAGCATGCCACCGGCATTGATGATTCCCAAGGCCCGTGAAGCCATGCCCGGGCCAGCGCTTTTGGCCGCGACCACACCGGCGATAGCCCAGAACGCGCCAGTGGCCAGTGCCGTGATGAATCGCGCCATGAGCAACAGCTGGAGGTTCGAACCAAGAGCGACAACGACGTGCCCAGTGGCGAAAACCGCCAAAGCCAGGAGCAGCGTAAGCCGTTTGGGCAACCGCAAGGTGAGCAGGGCCATCAGCGGGGCGCCGATGACCATGCCCGCGGCAAACACCGTGATGAGCAGGCCGGCTTGGGAAATGCTGATTTCCAGGTCAGCCGCAAGTTGGGTGAGGATTCCAGCGACGATGAACTCCGTGGTGAGCATCGTGAAGGTGCCGGCAGCAAGGATGTATACGACCAGCGGGATCCGCCTGCCGGTTGTCCTACGTGCAGTGGTGCCGGATGGCACAGGAAGACGACGTTCGTCGACGTTCATCAAGTTCCTATTCTTCTAACTTCTTTTGCTTGCCCATCCATTACATCCCGAGCGGCAACCGCCAAAAAGGGTGAGTTTATGGGGGTACCACTGGTACCCCTGAAAATCATCGAATGTGCTTTACCGTGGAACCATGAACGAACCCGACGCCCAGCGCAGTAACATCAACGATTTCCTCACCAGTCGCAGGGCGAGGCTGCGCCCCGGGGATGTCGGATTGCCGGCAGGCAATCGTCGACGAGTGCCTGGATTGCGCAGGGAAGAAGTCGCCGTGCTCGCCGGGGTCAGTCCAGAGTGGTACACGCGGTTGGAAAAAGGGAATATTGCCGGCGTCTCCGAGGATGTCCTCGTGGCAGTAGCTACGGCCCTGCGATTGAATGAAGAGGAACGCACCTATCTCTTCGAGCTGGCGCACGCCGCACGTGGCAGCGCGCGGAAGCCGGCGCGCCGCAAAAAAGCCGAGCCTATTGCCGAATCGGTGCAGTGGTTCCTGGATTCAGCCACTCTGTCAGCCGGTTTTGTCCGCAACGGCCGATTGGATGTGGTCGCTTCGAACCAGCTCGGCCGCGCCCTGCACGCGCCGATGATGAGCAGCGAAACAACGCTGGCCAATGGCAACGCGAATTTTGCCCGATTCCATTTTCTTGATCCAGCCGCCAAAGAGTTCTTCCTCGATTGGAAAGGTGGAGCCGCGGCTACTGCTGCGTTGCTGCGGGCCGAAGCCGGACGGGAACCGAACGACAAGGCGCTGCATGATTTGATCGGCGAGCTTTCCACGCTCAGCGAAGAATTCCGCACCCTTTGGGCCACCCACAACATCCGATTCACCCATGAGGGCACCAAACGGATCCAGCACCCAGTGGTGGGAAGGCTGGATTTGGATTATCGTTCCTTCGATATCAACCAGTTGCCGCGGGCGACCCACGAAATGAGCATCTATGTGGCCAAGCCCGGCAGCCCGAGCGAAGAAGGCCTCAAAATGCTCTCCAGCTGGGCTACGGCCCCACACGTCGCTCCAACTACCATCGCCTGAGTGCGTGGTGGAAATAGGCTTCAGAGCTGCTGCCGGCAGCGAAATCTCGGTGGTGGGCATCAGGGGCACAGGACGCGGCCGGATAGCCGGGATCTGCACCTCGGGCCAATTCCCGGTAGGCTAGTACCTGGGTCTGCATGTTCTATGCGGGTCCCGAATGAAAATAACTCCCAGGGCTGACTGACCGTTGGTCCCGACCGCCAGTTTCGCGGTCCTCGGTAGTGACTTTCGCTAGGGCCATTTCTGGTTCCAGCGCGGGTCTCGATCGAAGACCAGATCTGGGTAGGGCCACGCGGTTCGCTCATCCACCTAGCTGGGAGCGATCGAAAGGAGCACCCCCTTAATGGAGGGTCCAGAAATCCAATTCGCCGAAGCGCAGATCGACAACGGTCGCTACGGCACCCGCACCATCCGCTTCGAAACCGGCCGCCTAGCCAAGCAGGCTGCAGGTTCGGCCATGGTCTATATCGATGACGAAACCGCACTGCTCTCGGCAACCACCGCAGGCAAGCACCCACGCGAAGGCTTCGACTTCTTCCCACTGACCGTGGACGTTGAAGAGCGCATGTACGCCGCCGGCCGCATCCCAGGCAGCTTCTTCCGCCGCGAAGGCCGCCCATCGACCGAAGCCATCCTGGCTTGCCGCCTGATGGACCGCCCCCTGCGCCCCGCGTTCGTGAAGGGCCTGCGCAACGAGGTCCAGGTTGTTGTCACCGTACTGTCCATCGAGCCAGATGAACTGTACGACGTTGTAG
This window contains:
- a CDS encoding SDR family NAD(P)-dependent oxidoreductase, with the translated sequence MGNVSRTAVITGAASPQGIGMATANRFAKEGWAVVILDLDGAKASEVAQEIGAAHGVPAFGYSVDVADENSVTAAQEAVQAEVAAGNLPVVGALANIAGITSPVPFLETTRELWDKIFAVNATGTYLVTKAFLPEMIANGWGRIVNMSSVSAQRGGGVFGKVPYSAAKAAVLGFTKALARELGDSGVTVNAVTPGAVDTNIRVGSTPETEAAIARDIPIGRTATTEEVSAVITFLSSEAASYLTGTTLDINGGSHMH
- a CDS encoding MFS transporter encodes the protein MTNQGLAMRGHVHGTKDAKRVAIGSSVGAVIETYDFIGFGTAAALYFGTAFFPSDNAVTGTLAAFATLGVGFAARPLGGILGGHLGDKVGRKPVLVASLVLMGLSTFAIGLLPTFSQVGMLAPTLLVLIRIIQGLAFGAEWGGAILMSYEHAPWKKKGKYTGIVQAGFPIGLLLANVVFLYSVNLDGDWAWRVPFLASLLLVFIGLLIRSKVPESPVFEEVKSSGDISRSPIIEVIRDDWRNILRGIGLRVAETAGYAVSITYMISYLHDSGLADKTQTLFALCIAAAIGIFATMFWGSLTDKIGRRPLYLISTGFAVLFGIPMFLLVNTGLFFLIIATVVISYAVCQNSLAGVQGAWFPELFQAKTRSSGASLAYQISAMVSGFTPFITTLLFVAFGWVGPALLFSLYGAIGLWAALVTRETWGKNERRLADEAEQATPAHKIQA
- a CDS encoding transketolase, whose amino-acid sequence is MNASTVATANPTAVSTERRQKVEEFAYKARHHALNMGEVQGQGYVGQALGSADMFAAVYADQLNYRAEDPNWDQRDRFLLSTGHYAIGHYAALAQAGIVPIDELETYGSDDSRLPMSGMSTYTPGMEISGGSLGHGLPIAIGTALGLRHQGSSARVINFMSDGELDEGSTWEAVMGAHHHGLGNLTVLVDINALQADGKTDTVLRTEPVADKWAASGWFVQRVDGNDAGALLAAFDAVAAEAKNDARPSVILCDTRIGRGVPLLEQREKAHFMRIEENEWQICREQLTAGYEGEK
- a CDS encoding transketolase family protein, whose translation is MTSTPAKTRLKTSAMIASFADPGQTTAPAPFGHALVKAAEENPAIVGLTADLGKYTDMHIFAKAFPERFFQMGMAEQLLIGAATGMAQTGLVPFASTYSVFAARRAYDFLCLDAAEPNLNVNIVGGLPGLTTGYGPSHQATEDMAIFRGMPNLTIVDPCDSVDIEQAVPQLAASDGPSYLRLLRGNVPTVLDEYDYSFELGKAKVLRPGKDVVMVSSGLMTMRALSAAKELEKHNVDVSVVHTPTIKPFDSETVLREINTDRLALTLENHTVVGGLFETVASSMVQAGIGKQVLPVGLPDEFLHAGALPTLHDRYGLSVVRIVQKVLAGL
- a CDS encoding GntR family transcriptional regulator, which translates into the protein MAAGPMALLGLEKTSLREQTLTALRQAITTGQLEPGKHLVETELSEMLNISRGTLREALRQLQQEGLVAPGARGRLSVRSLDVKEIRDIFAVRAALETLAAQTLCRLDDRSDAVAQLRSALKLMDNEVKHSLERGIEADLDFHRVLCRITGNESLLHAWEQLEGSIRMSIMWAGKERGIKNMDVSRHEEIVDAIDSADVGLAAAVISAHMDTAAEVLVSSK
- a CDS encoding DUF1883 domain-containing protein, encoding MTEPNFAEYSWEHLERGSVLVVTLSGLANVRLMDPENFASFEDGEKYDFHGGVARRAPYRVKVPHSGPWFLVIDLEGLPGRGVRHEVIVAPPQKLEERRS
- a CDS encoding NAD(P)-dependent alcohol dehydrogenase; its protein translation is MTTIANAYAAPSATEPLAPIQIERRAVGPKDVLIDIKFAGICHSDIHTVKGDWGPQSYPLAPGHEIAGIVAEVGSEVTKHKVGDRVGVGCMVNSCGKCEYCVAGEEQFCVEGMVGTYGATDRDGTITQGGYTTNVVVTEDFVLSIPDGIELDVAAPLLCAGITTYSPLHHWNAGPGKKVAVVGLGGLGHMAVKIASAMGADVTVLSQSLKKKEDGLKLGASDYRATSDESTFKDLHKTFDLIINTVSASIDISSYLQLLRVDGTLVNVGAPAEPLPVNAFALIGGRRSFAGSSIGGIKETQEMLDFCGEHGIGAEIEIISADQINEAYERVLKSDVRYRFVIDTATMA
- a CDS encoding MFS transporter; its protein translation is MNVDERRLPVPSGTTARRTTGRRIPLVVYILAAGTFTMLTTEFIVAGILTQLAADLEISISQAGLLITVFAAGMVIGAPLMALLTLRLPKRLTLLLALAVFATGHVVVALGSNLQLLLMARFITALATGAFWAIAGVVAAKSAGPGMASRALGIINAGGMLATVLGVPLGAFATQYFGWRGSFWGLAALAVVSAVLIARFVPQDKAKHSGVSVRNEIAGLASGPMWLTLAACATTTGGVLAAYSYISPLLVDATGFSEISIPLVLIGFGIGSLVGSLVGGRLGDAHPHLLTIIAPAVSTLILLAICLLSDQKLPTIALIALLGFFGLGANPILASLAIAYGKKAPTMASSLTVAGFNAGTVLASWAGGKALESSMGTTGPMLLGACVAVLTLIPVTILAILARRSARHEPLRAGNDLNPARLPCRN
- a CDS encoding helix-turn-helix transcriptional regulator; protein product: MNEPDAQRSNINDFLTSRRARLRPGDVGLPAGNRRRVPGLRREEVAVLAGVSPEWYTRLEKGNIAGVSEDVLVAVATALRLNEEERTYLFELAHAARGSARKPARRKKAEPIAESVQWFLDSATLSAGFVRNGRLDVVASNQLGRALHAPMMSSETTLANGNANFARFHFLDPAAKEFFLDWKGGAAATAALLRAEAGREPNDKALHDLIGELSTLSEEFRTLWATHNIRFTHEGTKRIQHPVVGRLDLDYRSFDINQLPRATHEMSIYVAKPGSPSEEGLKMLSSWATAPHVAPTTIA